In Fusarium falciforme chromosome 9, complete sequence, the following are encoded in one genomic region:
- a CDS encoding CBM1 domain-containing protein, whose protein sequence is MLAQVASVLLAAASVATAQSVVGTAYGFASGVTGGGAAAAATPSSAEQLAEWLSDDTERVIVIDKEYDFTGTTATGAGCDRISCSSSNGGQLYLGDLSCGGSDNTAVSSISYDTAGTSALPVGSNKSIIGTNGKGVLKGKGLSLQKGASNVIIQGIEFTDINPGIVWGGDALDLQGGNDGVWVDHCKFSLVGRMFVVSHYDGSRLTLSNNEFDGVTTTSASCNGNHYWTMMFIGEGDQVTLDKNYFHDVSGRAPKLGADGVTCTFQATNNLFSNMKGHAFDGYNGATALIEGNAFESVNTPITESGASVSTFFNVPDESAASSCESSLGRACAINSVDSSSGDWPSLSGSGALSTWSNLKEYLVEPVAASEVSSLVKGGAGPANLGAASSTTDKTESDATEPSTVESSPAVEEVEKTEDAPAAAASSEAAAPAETAPAEAAPVESAPAETGSDSGSEVAQWGQCGGLHFTGPTKCAPGTSCVAHNDYYSQCVSSATRRMKRALRAKY, encoded by the coding sequence ATGCTCGCCCAAGTCGCCTCTGTCCTTCTCGCCGCTGCCTCCGTGGCAACTGCTCAGTCTGTCGTTGGAACTGCCTATGGATTTGCAAGCGGTGTCACTGGCGGTGGTGCTGCTGCAGCCGCTACCCCTTCCTCTGCCGAGCAGCTCGCTGAGTGGCTCTCGGACGATACCGAGAGAGTGATTGTTATTGACAAGGAGTACGACTTTACTGGAACTACTGCGACTGGCGCGGGATGTGATCGCATCAGCTGCAGCTCCTCCAACGGTGGCCAGCTTTACCTCGGAGATCTCTCTTGTGGAGGCTCAGATAACACTGCTGTGAGCTCCATCAGCTACGATACCGCCGGTACCAGCGCTCTACCCGTTGGAAGCAACAAGAGCATCATCGGCACCAACGGCAAGGGTGttctcaagggcaagggcctgTCGCTCCAGAAGGGTGCCAGTAACGTCATCATCCAGGGCATTGAATTCACCGACATCAACCCCGGAATTGTCTGGGGTGGCGATGCTCTCGACCTTCAGGGTGGAAACGATGGTGTCTGGGTCGACCACTGCAAGTTCTCTCTCGTTGGCCGCATGTTTGTTGTTTCTCACTACGATGGATCCCGCCTCACGCTCTCCAACAACGAATTTGACGGTGTCACCACTACTTCTGCTTCTTGCAACGGTAACCACTACTGGACTATGATGTTCATTGGTGAGGGAGACCAGGTTACCTTGGACAAGAACTACTTCCACGATGTCTCCGGACGTGCTCCCAAGCTTGGCGCTGATGGCGTTACCTGCACGTTCCAGGCCACCAACAACTTGTTCAGCAACATGAAAGGACACGCTTTTGACGGTTACAACGGTGCCACCGCCCTGATCGAGGGTAACGCATTCGAATCTGTCAACACCCCCATCACCGAGAGTGGCGCCTCCGTGTCGACTTTCTTCAACGTCCCCGACGAGTCGGCTGCCAGCTCCTGCGAGTCATCTCTCGGCAGAGCTTGTGCTATCAACAGTGTCGACTCGAGCAGCGGTGACTGGCCATCtctctctggctctggcgccTTGTCTACCTGGTCCAACCTGAAGGAGTACCTTGTCGAGCCTGTTGCTGCTTCCGAGGTTTCTAGCCTTGTCAAGGGTGGAGCTGGCCCTGCTAACCTCGGAGCGGCCTCTAGCACCACTGACAAGACCGAGTCTGACGCAACCGAGCCATCGACTGTTGAGAGTAGCCCCGCCGTGGAGGAGGTAGAGAAGACTGAGGACGCccctgccgctgccgcctccTCTGAAGCCGCTGCGCCTGCTGAGACCGCTCCTGCTGAAGCCGCCCCCGTCGAGAGCGCCCCCGCTGAGACTGGCTCCGACTCTGGCAGCGAGGTTGCGCAATGGGGACAGTGTGGCGGACTCCACTTCACTGGCCCTACCAAGTGCGCGCCTGGAACCTCATGCGTCGCTCACAACGACTACTACTCGCAGTGCGTCAGCTCCGCCACCAGGCGTATGAAGAGGGCTCTCCGTGCCAAGTACTAG
- a CDS encoding Aldolase-II domain-containing protein, with translation MSSTTLTTTKVAPSGTISIQPQEASHTAHGNELKDKTPLQAMSHGDVVLKGIPTHPDFASHRKWQLEHMAAAFRHWHREGYVEGMSGHISVRDPEFPNAFWTNPLGRHFGLLKVSDMILVNLDGEVIGGNRSRPPNTAGFLIHASVHKARPDTHAICHSHSIHGKAWSVFGRRLEMLTQDACKFRGDAHSVYNSYGGVVLGSEEGDRIAAALGPRGKGCILRNHGILTVGQTVDEAAWLYTSMENTCRVQLLAEAAAANGVPKVLITDEEANFNFDVESDPEICYCEFQVYYDLEDELSNGDFKN, from the coding sequence ATGTCTTCCACAACACTGACAACCACCAAAGTTGCCCCCAGCGGCACCATTAGCATTCAGCCCCAAGAAGCTTCACACACAGCTCACGGCAATGaactcaaggacaagacacCACTTCAAGCAATGTCGCATGGCGATGTTGTCTTGAAAGGAATCCCAACACATCCAGACTTTGCATCACACCGAAAATGGCAGCTGGAGCATATGGCTGCCGCCTTTCGTCACTGGCATCGAGAGGGCTACGTCGAAGGGATGAGTGGTCACATTTCTGTTCGCGACCCTGAGTTTCCCAATGCCTTCTGGACGAACCCTCTGGGTCGTCATTTCGGACTTCTTAAGGTCAGCGACATGATTCTTGTCAACCTTGACGGCGAAGTCATCGGCGGAAACCGATCTCGACCTCCAAACACAGCTGGCTTCCTCATCCATGCGTCAGTTCACAAGGCTCGACCTGACACACACGCCATCTGCCACTCTCACAGCATCCATGGAAAGGCGTGGTCCGTCTTCGGTCGTCGGCTCGAAATGCTGACACAGGACGCCTGCAAGTTCAGAGGAGATGCCCACAGCGTTTACAATAGCTACGGAGGAGTGGTACTGGGAAGCGAAGAGGGTGATCGCATCGCTGCGGCTTTGGGCCCACGAGGCAAGGGTTGTATCCTACGAAACCACGGCATCCTCACCGTTGGACAGACTGTGGATGAGGCTGCTTGGTTGTATACCTCGATGGAAAACACATGCCGCGTGCAGCTTcttgctgaggctgctgctgcgaatGGTGTCCCCAAAGTTCTCATCACGGATGAGGAAGCCAACTTCAACTTTGACGTTGAGAGCGACCCGGAGATCTGTTACTGCGAGTTTCAAGTGTACTATGATTTGGAAGATGAACTGTCGAACGGAGACTTTAAGAACTAG